The following are encoded together in the Arcobacter aquimarinus genome:
- a CDS encoding aminotransferase class I/II-fold pyridoxal phosphate-dependent enzyme, whose translation MKTFEHGGQIEKFAFDLGCKVSEIIDLSSNINFVKPQINVDFNTLDISSYPTYDKLYEKIAFNYAVKTSQIELFNGGSSAIFTLFKHLALETCTIYSPAYLEYKKAALNFDYELNLINRFENINQEVKENSFVIFVNPSTPDGKYYELEELMKTWIEKSCTILIDESFLDFCDKPSAIKYLETYDKLYILKSMTKFYSSAGIRVGTIVSTKENIEKLKEFEPMWKLSQFDSNYLQAALDDKLFKNISKAINIKNKIELENILKNSTLIEEVFESSANYLLVKLKNLKAKEFIELLKPYKIMVRDCSNFDFLDERFIRIAVKSSNANEILQKALEEIC comes from the coding sequence ATGAAAACTTTTGAACATGGCGGACAAATAGAAAAATTTGCATTTGATTTAGGATGTAAAGTTAGTGAAATAATTGATTTATCTTCAAATATAAATTTTGTAAAACCTCAAATAAATGTAGATTTTAACACTTTAGATATTTCATCATATCCAACTTATGATAAGTTGTATGAAAAAATAGCTTTTAATTATGCAGTTAAAACTTCTCAAATTGAGCTTTTCAATGGTGGAAGTAGTGCTATTTTTACTTTGTTTAAACATCTTGCTTTAGAAACTTGTACTATTTATTCACCTGCGTATTTGGAGTATAAAAAAGCTGCTTTAAATTTTGATTATGAATTAAATCTAATAAATAGATTTGAAAATATCAATCAAGAAGTAAAAGAGAATAGTTTTGTGATTTTTGTAAATCCATCAACTCCTGATGGAAAATATTATGAGCTTGAAGAGTTGATGAAAACTTGGATAGAAAAATCTTGTACTATTTTGATTGATGAGAGTTTTTTGGATTTTTGTGATAAACCTAGTGCTATAAAATACTTAGAAACTTACGATAAATTATATATTTTAAAATCAATGACAAAGTTTTATTCAAGCGCAGGAATACGAGTTGGAACAATAGTTTCAACAAAAGAAAATATAGAAAAATTAAAAGAGTTTGAACCTATGTGGAAACTATCACAATTTGATTCAAACTATTTACAAGCTGCACTTGATGATAAACTTTTCAAAAATATCTCAAAAGCAATAAATATAAAAAATAAAATAGAGTTAGAAAATATTCTAAAAAATTCTACTTTAATAGAAGAAGTTTTTGAAAGTAGTGCAAATTATCTACTTGTAAAACTAAAAAATCTAAAAGCAAAAGAGTTCATAGAATTACTAAAACCATATAAAATTATGGTTAGAGATTGTTCAAATTTTGATTTTTTAGATGAAAGATTTATTAGAATTGCTGTAAAAAGTTCAAATGCAAATGAGATTTTACAAAAGGCATTA
- a CDS encoding adenosylcobinamide-GDP ribazoletransferase, with amino-acid sequence MKAILNAFFFALSYFSIIPVFVKDMQINNQTYKYTLILLPLVGAILASIVIGLNLLLNEFFHPLYSSFVVAIVYLALYGFIHTEAIIDVVDGWFASYSGKDAYKIMKESTIGAIGALYGFAFVLLKVGIITYVLYEKQYALFFIVCIFSRLNLIYLLGYFKFSKDSFLSLAFEHGGILGLKIIALIYVIIAFFIGSNVLVLFVLSLLSFYFILKVLDNKFGFVNGDCLGFTLEHTELVLLNIGLLLIL; translated from the coding sequence ATGAAAGCTATATTAAACGCCTTTTTCTTTGCACTTTCGTATTTTTCAATCATTCCTGTTTTTGTAAAAGATATGCAAATAAACAATCAAACTTATAAATATACTTTGATTTTGTTGCCACTTGTTGGAGCTATTTTGGCTTCTATTGTTATTGGATTAAATCTTTTATTAAATGAGTTTTTTCATCCTTTATATTCTTCTTTTGTTGTTGCTATTGTTTATTTGGCACTTTATGGTTTTATTCACACAGAAGCAATAATCGATGTTGTTGATGGTTGGTTTGCTTCATATAGTGGGAAAGATGCTTATAAAATTATGAAAGAATCAACTATTGGAGCGATTGGAGCTTTGTATGGTTTTGCTTTTGTTTTATTAAAAGTTGGAATCATAACTTATGTTTTGTATGAAAAACAGTATGCACTTTTTTTTATTGTTTGTATATTTTCAAGATTAAATTTGATTTATTTGCTTGGATATTTTAAATTTAGTAAAGATAGTTTTTTATCTTTGGCATTTGAACATGGTGGGATTTTAGGTCTTAAAATTATTGCTTTGATTTATGTGATTATCGCATTTTTTATTGGCTCAAATGTTTTGGTTTTATTTGTTTTATCACTTTTGAGTTTTTATTTCATATTAAAAGTTTTAGACAATAAATTTGGCTTTGTAAATGGTGATTGTTTAGGATTTACTCTTGAACATACAGAACTTGTACTTTTAAATATAGGATTACTTTTAATATTATGA
- a CDS encoding bifunctional adenosylcobinamide kinase/adenosylcobinamide-phosphate guanylyltransferase: MKIFYFGGQKSGKTKAGIKKALELAINEKPYYVATYDNSFGDDSMQNRIDKHIFERKEDFITIEEPKDLTKVVEKNRTYLIDCVSMWLFNNLQNSEETLKTQLQNICKIDANIIFILNDVSCGIIPFDKESRRFVDFSGLIGQELTKLCDEVYEVKYGLERRLK; this comes from the coding sequence ATGAAGATATTTTATTTTGGTGGACAAAAATCAGGAAAAACAAAAGCTGGAATCAAAAAAGCTTTAGAATTAGCAATAAATGAAAAACCATATTATGTTGCTACTTATGATAACTCTTTTGGAGATGATTCTATGCAAAATAGAATTGATAAACATATTTTTGAGAGAAAAGAGGATTTTATCACTATTGAAGAGCCAAAAGATTTGACAAAAGTAGTTGAGAAAAACAGAACTTATTTAATAGATTGTGTTTCAATGTGGCTTTTTAATAATCTACAAAATAGTGAAGAAACTTTAAAAACTCAGCTTCAAAATATTTGTAAAATAGATGCAAATATCATTTTTATTTTAAATGATGTTTCGTGTGGAATTATTCCATTTGATAAAGAATCACGAAGATTTGTGGATTTTTCAGGACTTATAGGTCAAGAGTTAACAAAACTATGTGATGAGGTTTATGAGGTGAAATATGGACTTGAAAGAAGATTAAAATGA
- a CDS encoding MarC family protein, whose amino-acid sequence MDLFISTFLKMFFIMAPFFALTVFLTVTQDASVKEKKALAIKVTISVIITSMILLFFGKHIFTIFGITLDAFRIGAGALLFLTAIELVKGSKDSAKVGDKDVLQLAVVPLSIPVIVGPGTIGILLVMGATFENTSSMLTGSLALISAVLVIGFMLYSSSIFERMMGKQGLLVLSKITGLILAALSAQIVFTGIKNFLEL is encoded by the coding sequence ATGGATTTATTTATTTCAACATTTTTAAAAATGTTTTTTATAATGGCACCTTTTTTTGCATTAACTGTTTTTTTAACTGTAACACAAGATGCAAGTGTTAAAGAAAAAAAAGCTTTAGCTATAAAGGTTACCATTTCAGTAATCATTACAAGTATGATATTGTTATTTTTTGGAAAACACATATTTACAATTTTTGGAATTACTCTTGATGCTTTTAGAATAGGAGCAGGAGCTTTACTATTTTTAACAGCAATTGAGTTAGTAAAAGGAAGTAAAGATAGTGCTAAAGTTGGTGATAAAGATGTGCTTCAATTAGCAGTTGTTCCTTTATCAATTCCTGTTATTGTAGGGCCTGGAACAATAGGTATTTTACTTGTTATGGGTGCCACTTTTGAAAATACATCTTCTATGCTTACTGGAAGTTTAGCTTTGATAAGTGCTGTTTTAGTTATAGGTTTTATGCTTTATAGTTCAAGTATATTTGAAAGAATGATGGGGAAACAAGGACTTTTAGTTCTTTCAAAAATTACTGGTTTAATTTTAGCTGCTTTATCTGCTCAAATTGTATTTACTGGTATTAAAAACTTTTTGGAGCTTTGA